CCACCGGGCGATATTGCTCTGGCTTGAACAAGCGTCGAGCCACGGCCATGCCTTCAGCGAGTGCGACCGGGGTCAATTGCACACGACCGATGACATCGCCCAGCGCCAGAATCGACGGCTCGGTGGTTTGATACTCGTCGTCGACCTTGATGAAGCCCTTGTCGTCGAGCTGCACATCGGTGTTTTCCAGACCCAGATTGTCCAGCATCGGACGTCGGCCCGTGGCGTAGAACACGCAATCGGCTTCGAGTATGCGACCATCCTTGAGTGTGGCCTTCACGCTGCCATCGGCCTGCTTGTCGATGCGTGCGATGTCGGCATTGAATTGCAGATCCAGGCCGCGCTTGGTCAGCTCTTCCTGCAGATGCTTGCGCACCGAGCCGTCGAAACCGCGCAGGAACAGATCGCCGCGATACAGCAGCGTGGTATTGGCGCCAAGACCATGGAAAATCCCGGCGAACTCGACGGCGATATAACCGCCGCCGACCACCAGCACACGCTTGGGCAATTCCTTCAGGAAAAACGCTTCGTTCGAACCGATCGCGTGTTCATGGCCCGGGATCTGAGGGATCTGCGGCCAGCCGCCAGTGGCGATCAGGATGTTTTTCGCCGTGAAGCGCTTGCCATCCACCTCAACCTCGTGCGGCCCGACAATTTTCGCGTGCGCCTCGTGTAGCGTCACGCCGCTGTTGACCAGCAGATTGCGATAAATACCGTTGAGACGATTGATCTCGCGATCCTTGTTGGCGATCAGCGTGGCCCAGTCGAAGTTGGCTTCGCCCAGACTCCAGCCGAAACCGGACGCCTGTTCAAAGTCCTCCGCAAAGTGCGCGCCGTAGACCAACAGCTTTTTCGGCACGCAACCGACGTTGACGCACGTGCCACCCAGATAACGGCTCTCGGCCACCGCCACTCTCGCCCCAAAGCCGGCAGCAAACCGCGCAGCCCGCACACCGCCGGAACCGGCACCAATCACATAAAGGTCAAAATCGTAGGCCATTTCTATCTCCTCGGCAGGCCATCAGCATACCCGCAGACATCCATTGGGCAAGCACTGCTGTCCATATAAGGGCGGAAAATGAAAAAGCCACCCGAAGGTGGCTTTATCTTGCAGACGGGGCAAATGCTATTAGTAAGCCTTGCCAGTCTTGTAGAAGTTTTCGAAGCAGAAGTTGGTCGCGTCGATGTAGCCTTCAGCACCACCGCAGTCGAAACGCTTGCCCTTGAATTTATAGGCCATGACGCAGCCGTTCTGGGCCTGCTTCATCAGGGCGTCGGTGATCTGGATTTCACCGCCCTTGCCTGGCTCGGTCTGTTCGATCAGGTCGAAGATATCCGGGGTCAGGATGTAACGACCGATGATCGCCAGGTTCGACGGCGCGTCTTCCGGCTTTGGCTTCTCGACCATGCTGTGCACGCGGTAGATGTCGTCGCGGATCATTTCGCCAGCAATCACACCGTACTTGTTGGTTTCCTGCGGATCGACTTCCTGGATGGCGACGATCGAGCAGCGGAACTGCTTGTACAGCTTGACCATCTGGGTCAGGACGCCGTCGCCATCGATGTTGACGCACAGGTCGTCCGCCAGGACCACGGCGAACGGTTCGTCACCGATCAGCGGGCGGCCAGTGAGGATCGCGTGGCCCAGACCTTTCATTTCGGTCTGACGGGTGTAGGAGAACGAGCACTCGTCCAACAGTTTGCGGATCCCGACCAGGTATTTTTCCTTGTCGGTGCCCTTGATCTGGTTCTCCAGCTCGTAGCTGATGTCGAAGTGGTCTTCCAGAGCACGCTTGCCACGACCGGTAACGATGGAGATTTCAGTCAGGCCCGCGTCCAGTGCTTCTTCAACGCCGTACTGGATCAGTGGCTTGTTTACCACCGGCAGCATTTCTTTAGGCATGGCTTTGGTCGCTGGGAGGAAGCGAGTGCCGTAACCGGCTGCTGGAAACAAGCATTTCTTGATCATATAAGTCCTTGAAAAGGCTGTGTGTACGAGTTTCGAGGCAGTCTAATCAGGCGGCGTGCGCCTTACAATGCCCCGCGCTGGCTAACCGATGCCAACATAGAGAAATATTCGCGCGGATAGTTCCTTGCGGTTTTTTCAGCGGCGAATTCAGCGTAGCCCAGGATCGTGAGCATCGTCGTCACCATACGCTTATCAGCCCCCAATGCGAGCATTTGCCGCTATCATGGCGCCTTTGAACCAGCGAATGAGACAGACTAGATGGCCGCGGTAAAAATCATCAACGGGTATGTGATCGACAAGAAAGACGGCAAGTGGACGCTGACCACCACCAACGGCGAACACATCGCCGGCCCTTTCGACAGTGAGCAGATGGCGACGGACGTGGCCTCGGTGTTCACCGATACGCCTGCATCATCCAAGCGTCGTGGCAAAGATCAGGACTGATCCCGTTGCCGCACGTCCCAGGCCCTGCCAGCACGCAGGGCTTTTTTGTGGCTTGTTGGCAAACAAGTGGCCAATCGCTATAACCTTTTCATCGCGGCGCTGTCAGAGCCTCCAGTCCCCCACTTGAAGACCACGCAACCATGAACCTGAACAAACTGCAGCCGCTCTTCGCGGCATTGGTACTGAGCGGCTGTGCCACCTCGCAGCCGACCTATCTGAACAATGGCGAACAGGGCCTGAGCATCGATTGTTCCGGCGAAGCCAACTCCTGGGCCATGTGCTACGAGAAGGCCGACGCTTCTTGCGCAGGCACCGGCTATCGCATCGTCGGCACAGACGGCACACCGGCGCCAAAGGAAGATGATAAAACCCTCGGCGTCGACGTCGGCAATTACAAGACCCGCAACGTCGTGGTCGTGTGCAAATAGCCGCTACATGTGGATTTCGGCGAATTTGATCCCGAGGCCACGGACGACCTCGATCAGATCGTCGAGCCGACTGAAGGACTCGACTTCATCATTGTCGTCCACCAAAAAGTAACTGCGCCCTGCACTCTTCTTGAAAAACACGATCCATTCACCAGGATTCGCCGGATTCTGGATGACATGGGTAGCAGAGATAAGGCCCTCTGCGTGGCGCTCGCGCACGTGCTCTCGCTTCATCGCAACTCCAAATATGACGATGCCGTCACAGCAGGACTGTGACGGCATCGGGTGCTGATGTTCGGTAGTCTATCAGCCGGAAATACAGGCGTTCGCGGCTTTCTGCACATCATGAGGGCGGACCGGCACATTGGACATGCGCTCATGCAGTTTGATGCTGCTGCCGCCAGCGCGATCTTCGATATCAAATACCGCCGCCGGGCCTGAAGAAAGTTTGCCCGGGACGATCACCCGAACCCCGTCTTTCTGCGCCTGGACCTGCAACGCACCACGGCTATCAGCGAGCTTGTCGGTCAGGCACTGCGCGTACTCCTGGGGCTTTTTGCCGGAGATCACGCTCATGGTTGGCAGCGTTTCATTGATTTCGGAAACATTTGCACAACCGGCCATCGCCAGAATCAACGGCACACACACCACACCCCACTTCATATGAATCCTCCGTTAAAGACCGTCCGACAGCACAAACGCCGCTTTTCTCCGGGGCCTTGTGCATTTAACCCGCCTGCCATGGCGAAGTTCTGTTCAAAATTTGTCAAAGCAACGCCCGACGGCCAGATAATAACCCGTGCGGGCTGATAAACTGCGCCCATCGACAAGCTATCGTTTTGATTTAGTAGAAAAAGCCCTTCTGGAGGCGCCCATGAAATTCATTCACCAGCGCGAGCACCTCAACGAAGACGACATCGTCGTCATTCAATGCTCGCAGATGTGCAACATCCGTTTGATGAACGACGCCAACTTCCGCAGCTTTAAAAACGGCGGCCGTCATACCTATCACGGCGGCGCGTTCGACACCTTCCCGGCGCGTATCACCGCACCGAGCACCGGCTTCTGGAACATCACCATCGACACCGTCAACCGCCGCGCAATCAGCGTGACGCGCAAGCCGACCCTGACCCATTCGATCAAGATCATCCGTCGCTCCAGCACCAAACTGAGCTGAGACGCGCAGCCTATTCTGAAAGGAAACCACCACCGTGGCGCAAACAACCAAATACGTGATTAAGTACAAACTGGACGGCGAGCAGCGTTTCGAGTTCGCCGAGCTGGAAAACGGCACTGACGAGGAAGCAAAAGCGGCGCTGAAAAAAATGCACGCTGACGAAGAGCTCAGTGACATCAAGGTCAGCAAAGCGCTGTAACCAACACCATGCAACCGACCACGTTTGACCTGTTCGCCGACAACGAACCCGTGCAGCAACCCCGCACCGAGCAGATCGGCGAACAATCGTGGGTGCTGCGCGGATTCGCCTTGCCGCGGGTCGAGCAACTGCTGACGGCGCTCGAGGCCATTCTTGCTGTCGCCCCTCTACGCCACATGGTCACGCCGGGCGGATTCAGCATGTCGGTCGGCACCAGCAGTTGCGGCCAGTTGGGCTGGATCACCGATCGCAGCGGTTACCGCTATTCCAGCGTCGATCCACTCAGCGGTTTGCCGTGGCCATCGATGCCAGCGGTGTTTGCCGATCTGGCGCACGAGGCGGCGGAACGCGCCGGGTTTACGGATTTTCAAGCCGACTCCTGCCTGATCAACCAATACGTCCCCGGCGCCAAGATGTCGCTGCATCAGGACAAAGACGAAAAAGGTTATGCCGCGCCAATCGTTTCGTTGTCGCTGGGTCTGCCGGCGATGTTTCTGTTCGGTGGCTTCGAGCGCAGCGACAAGAGCCAGCGCATCCCGCTGCTGCATGGCGACATGGTGGTCTGGGGCGGCGTGGATCGACTGCGCTATCACGGCGTGCTGCCGATCAAACCCGGCTATCACCCACGCCTGGGCGAACGACGCATCAACATCACCTTCCGCGTCGCCGGGGATCAGTAAAAGTTTGACCGCAAGGCGCGGAGTGTTGCGAGTTACGATGCTGGTTAACCTGAATCAAACAGGTCAACGGATTCCCTCTCATGGACACACTTTCAAACAAGATCAGCATTGAAGACGATCCACGCTGGGCCGCCGTGGTCGCGCGCGATCCGAGTGCTGACGGGCAATTTGTTTACGCGGTGAAGACCACCGGCGTCTATTGCCGGCCGAGCAGCCTTGCACGTCTCCCAAAACGACAGAACGTCGAGTTTTTCGAAACCGCCGAACTGGCTGAAGCCGCCGGATATCGGCCAAGTAAACGCGCCAGCAAGGATCAGAATGATGTGCAGCGCGCAGCAATCATTGCTGCGGCTTGTCGTCAGATAGAGGCGTCGGAGACCTTGCCGACGCTCAACAGCCTCGCAACCAGCGCTGGCCTCAGCCCTTTTCATTTCCACCGGGTATTCAAAGCCGTGACAGGCTTGACGCCCAATGGCTACGCCATGGCGCATCGTTCGCGCAAGGTGCGTGCGCGGTTGGCGGACGGCGGCTCGGTGACCGATGCGCTGTATGACGCTGGCTTCAATTCCAACAGCCGTTTCTACGAATCAGCCGATCACCTGCTGGGGATGAAGCCCACCGACTACCGCGCCGCCGGGCAGAACAACGACATTCGCTTCGCCGTCGGCCAATGTTCGCTCGGGGCGATTCTGGTGGCACAAAGCGAACGCGGGATCTGCGCGATTCTGCTCGGTGACGATCCGCATCAACTGGCCTGCGACCTTCAGGACCGGTTTCGCAACGCCAACCTGATCGGCGCCGACCACGAATTTGAACAGTTGATCGCCGGCGTCGTCGGATTTGTCGAAGCACCGGCGACAGGCTTGAACCTGCCGCTGGATATACGCGGCACCGCGTTTCAGGAGCGCGTCTGGCAGGCGCTGCGCGAGATCCCCGCAGGCAGCACCGCCAGTTACGCAGAGATCGCGCAACGCATTGGCGCGCCGACTTCGATGCGCGCCGTGGCCCAGGCTTGCGGGGCCAATCGCCTGGCGGTGGCCATCCCCTGCCACCGCGTGGTGCGCAGTGACGGCAATCTTTCCGGCTACCGCTGGGGCGTCGAGCGCAAGCGCCAGTTGCTTGAGCGCGAACTCAACGATTGACGTCGACCACCACCCTGCCCCGCAGTTGCCCGGCAAGCAGTTTGGGCGCAGCCTCGAGGGCTTCGCTCAAACTGATTTCGTTGCTGATCAGCTTTAGCAAGGAGAAATCCAGATCCTGGCCAGTCGGTCCCAGGCCTCGATACGCCGTGCTTTAGGCTGGGTCACGCTGTTGATCCCGGCCAGCGTCACACCGCGCAAAATGAAAGGCGCTACCGAGGCCGGAAAATCCATGCCCTGGGCCAGTCCGCACGCCGCGACCACACCTTCCGAGCGTGTGCTGGCGCAAGCATTCGCCAGCGTGTGACTACCGACCGAATCGACCACCGCCGCCCACCGCTCTTTAGCCAACGGCTTGCCCGGTTCGGACAAGGTGGCTCGATCGATGATTTCGGCAGCACCCAGTTGCTGCAGATATTCATGCTCGGACACCCGCCCCGTAGAGGCCACCACCCGGTATCCCAACTTGCTGAGCAAGGCGATGGCAAAGCTGCCGACTCCGCCATTGGCGCCAGTGACCAGCACTTCGCCGTGATCCGGCGTCACGCCATGCCGCTCCAGCGCTAGAATGCACAGCATCGCCGTGTAGCCTGCGGTGCCGATGGCCATGGCTTGCGAGGGGGTGAAAGCTTCGGGCAGTGGAATCAGCCAGTCACCGTTGAGCCGGGCCTTTTGCGCCAGTCCGCCCCAGTGGCTTTCACCGACGCCCCAACCGTTGAGCAGCACTCGATCGCCCGCCTTGAAATCCGCGTGCGAACTGGACTCGACCGTTCCCGCCAGATCGATCCCCGGCACCATGGGAAACTTGCGCACCACCGGACTGCTGCCGGTGATCGCCAGCCCATCCTTGAAATTCAGGGTGCTGTACGACACGTTCACGCTGACGTTGCCTTCGGGCAATTGTTGCTCATCGATTTGCTGCAGGTCGGCGCGATAACCGTTGTCGTCTTTGTCGATCAGAATGGCGTTGAACATGACGGCCTCTCGAAGATGATTTGTAAAAAGCATGCCTTGAAATAGCACATCGCAACACATTGCCACACTCGACTTTCGCTGAGCCACCCGCACCGCCGCTGAAAAACTGCACGTGATGTTCAGAATTTCAGACTGGCCCCGCAGCCGGTTTTGCTGCTAAAACCGATTGCCGTCCCTGCCCGTTTCATCGTTCGGAGAATTGCTATATGAGCCAGTGGCCAGACACCCGCATCCTTGATCTTCTCGGTATCGAACTGCCGATCATCCAGGGCCCGATGGCCGGCGCGACCAACTCTTCGATGGTGATTGCCGTATGCAATGCCGGCGGCCTCGGTTCAATGCCGGCGGCGATGCTGAGCATCGAGCAATTGCGCGAGGAGCTGAAGACGATTCGCCAGCAGACCAGCAAGCCGTTCAACGTCAATTTCTTCTGCCATCAGCCGCCGGCGCCTGATGAGCAGCGAGCCCGTGACTGGAAAAATCTGCTGGAACCTTACTACCGCGAACTGGGCGCCGATTTCGACGCGCCGACTCCGGTCTCCAACCGCGCTCCATTCGACGAAGCCGCATGTGCAGTGCTCGAAGAATTCCGGCCCGAGGTGGTGAGTTTTCATTTCGGTCTGCCGGAGAAAAACCTGCTCGATCGGGTCAAGGCCACCGGGGCGAAAATTCTTTCGTCCGCCACCACGGTCGAAGAAGCGATCTGGCTGGAGCAGCACGGCTGCGACGCGATCATCGCTATGGGTTATGAGGCAGGCGGGCATCGCGGGATGTTTCTCAGCGATGATTTGAGCACGCAGGTCGGCACTTTCGCGCTGGTGCCGCAGGTGGTTGACGCGGTGAAAGTGCCGGTGATTGCGGCTGGCGCGATCAGCGATGCCCGGGGTGTTGCAGCGGCGTTGATGCTCGGCGCCTCGGCGGTGCAAGTCGGCACGGCGTACCTGTTTACTCCTGAAGCGAAAGTCAGCGCCTCGCACCACAAGGCCCTGCGCACCGCCAAGGAAAGCCAGACCGCCATCACCAATATTTTCACCGGCCGTCCGGCACGGGGCATTGTCAATCGGGCGATGCGCGAACTTGGCCCGATATCAGCGCAGGCGCCGGCTTTTCCATTGGCCGGCGGTGCACTGATGCCACTGCGGGCCAAGGATGACGCCGACTTTGCCAATCTCTGGGCTGGTCAGGCGTTGACGCTGGGCAAGGATATCGGCAGCGCTGAACTGACCCGGCAACTGGCCGAGGGCGCATTGGCGAAACTCAGCCGTCACTGAATTAATGCGGCGAGCGGATTTATTCCCTCGCCACCTGGC
This genomic interval from Pseudomonas koreensis contains the following:
- the gorA gene encoding glutathione-disulfide reductase, which translates into the protein MAYDFDLYVIGAGSGGVRAARFAAGFGARVAVAESRYLGGTCVNVGCVPKKLLVYGAHFAEDFEQASGFGWSLGEANFDWATLIANKDREINRLNGIYRNLLVNSGVTLHEAHAKIVGPHEVEVDGKRFTAKNILIATGGWPQIPQIPGHEHAIGSNEAFFLKELPKRVLVVGGGYIAVEFAGIFHGLGANTTLLYRGDLFLRGFDGSVRKHLQEELTKRGLDLQFNADIARIDKQADGSVKATLKDGRILEADCVFYATGRRPMLDNLGLENTDVQLDDKGFIKVDDEYQTTEPSILALGDVIGRVQLTPVALAEGMAVARRLFKPEQYRPVDYKMIPTAVFSLPNIGTVGLSEEEARECGHEVVIFESRFRPMKLTLTGCQEKTLMKLVVDARTDKVLGCHMVGPDAGEIVQGLAIALKAGATKRDFDDTIGVHPTAAEEFVTMRTPVSA
- the alkB gene encoding DNA oxidative demethylase AlkB, translating into MQPTTFDLFADNEPVQQPRTEQIGEQSWVLRGFALPRVEQLLTALEAILAVAPLRHMVTPGGFSMSVGTSSCGQLGWITDRSGYRYSSVDPLSGLPWPSMPAVFADLAHEAAERAGFTDFQADSCLINQYVPGAKMSLHQDKDEKGYAAPIVSLSLGLPAMFLFGGFERSDKSQRIPLLHGDMVVWGGVDRLRYHGVLPIKPGYHPRLGERRINITFRVAGDQ
- the ada gene encoding bifunctional DNA-binding transcriptional regulator/O6-methylguanine-DNA methyltransferase Ada — encoded protein: MDTLSNKISIEDDPRWAAVVARDPSADGQFVYAVKTTGVYCRPSSLARLPKRQNVEFFETAELAEAAGYRPSKRASKDQNDVQRAAIIAAACRQIEASETLPTLNSLATSAGLSPFHFHRVFKAVTGLTPNGYAMAHRSRKVRARLADGGSVTDALYDAGFNSNSRFYESADHLLGMKPTDYRAAGQNNDIRFAVGQCSLGAILVAQSERGICAILLGDDPHQLACDLQDRFRNANLIGADHEFEQLIAGVVGFVEAPATGLNLPLDIRGTAFQERVWQALREIPAGSTASYAEIAQRIGAPTSMRAVAQACGANRLAVAIPCHRVVRSDGNLSGYRWGVERKRQLLERELND
- a CDS encoding DUF1883 domain-containing protein, which codes for MKFIHQREHLNEDDIVVIQCSQMCNIRLMNDANFRSFKNGGRHTYHGGAFDTFPARITAPSTGFWNITIDTVNRRAISVTRKPTLTHSIKIIRRSSTKLS
- a CDS encoding NAD(P)H-dependent flavin oxidoreductase gives rise to the protein MSQWPDTRILDLLGIELPIIQGPMAGATNSSMVIAVCNAGGLGSMPAAMLSIEQLREELKTIRQQTSKPFNVNFFCHQPPAPDEQRARDWKNLLEPYYRELGADFDAPTPVSNRAPFDEAACAVLEEFRPEVVSFHFGLPEKNLLDRVKATGAKILSSATTVEEAIWLEQHGCDAIIAMGYEAGGHRGMFLSDDLSTQVGTFALVPQVVDAVKVPVIAAGAISDARGVAAALMLGASAVQVGTAYLFTPEAKVSASHHKALRTAKESQTAITNIFTGRPARGIVNRAMRELGPISAQAPAFPLAGGALMPLRAKDDADFANLWAGQALTLGKDIGSAELTRQLAEGALAKLSRH
- the galU gene encoding UTP--glucose-1-phosphate uridylyltransferase GalU, which encodes MIKKCLFPAAGYGTRFLPATKAMPKEMLPVVNKPLIQYGVEEALDAGLTEISIVTGRGKRALEDHFDISYELENQIKGTDKEKYLVGIRKLLDECSFSYTRQTEMKGLGHAILTGRPLIGDEPFAVVLADDLCVNIDGDGVLTQMVKLYKQFRCSIVAIQEVDPQETNKYGVIAGEMIRDDIYRVHSMVEKPKPEDAPSNLAIIGRYILTPDIFDLIEQTEPGKGGEIQITDALMKQAQNGCVMAYKFKGKRFDCGGAEGYIDATNFCFENFYKTGKAY